The Paracoccus sediminicola genome has a segment encoding these proteins:
- a CDS encoding sn-glycerol-3-phosphate import ATP-binding protein UgpC translates to MASITLNNVGKVYPGGTRAVENVNIDIADGEFIVLVGPSGCGKSTLLRMVAGLEEITEGEVKIGERIVNQVEPAERDIAMVFQNYALYPHMSVRKNLEYGLKNRRTPRAEIDRRVNEAAEILQIGPFLDRKPRALSGGQRQRVAMGRAIVREPAAFLFDEPLSNLDAKLRVAMRLEIKELQKRLRTTSLYVTHDQLEAMTMADRLVVLNGGKVEQIGTPLEVYRKPASAFVAGFIGSPAMNLIPARAVPHLPGSGHAGLIGIRPEDLRPAPEGQIELSVDAVEELGATRLIHGNIGGELVTVTLPSDGEIAERLRLSVAPDAIHLFRADNGARLS, encoded by the coding sequence GTGGCATCCATCACCCTGAACAATGTCGGCAAGGTCTATCCCGGCGGCACACGCGCCGTCGAAAATGTGAATATCGACATCGCCGACGGCGAATTCATCGTGCTGGTCGGCCCCTCGGGATGCGGAAAGTCCACCCTGCTGCGCATGGTCGCCGGGCTGGAGGAAATCACCGAGGGCGAGGTGAAGATCGGCGAGCGCATCGTCAACCAGGTCGAGCCGGCCGAGCGCGATATCGCCATGGTGTTCCAGAACTATGCGCTCTATCCGCATATGTCGGTTCGCAAAAATCTCGAATACGGGTTGAAGAACCGCCGCACTCCGCGGGCCGAGATCGACCGACGTGTGAACGAGGCTGCCGAGATCCTCCAGATCGGACCGTTCCTTGACCGCAAGCCCCGCGCGCTGTCGGGAGGGCAGCGTCAGCGAGTGGCGATGGGCCGCGCGATCGTGCGCGAGCCGGCGGCCTTCCTGTTCGACGAACCGTTGTCCAATCTTGATGCGAAGCTGCGCGTGGCCATGCGGCTCGAGATCAAGGAGTTGCAGAAGCGGCTGCGGACGACCAGCCTCTATGTGACCCATGACCAGCTTGAGGCGATGACCATGGCCGACCGTCTGGTGGTGCTGAACGGCGGCAAGGTGGAACAGATCGGCACTCCCCTGGAAGTGTATCGCAAACCTGCCTCGGCCTTCGTTGCCGGGTTTATCGGCAGCCCGGCGATGAACCTGATCCCCGCCCGCGCCGTGCCGCATCTGCCGGGCAGCGGCCATGCCGGGCTGATTGGCATTCGCCCCGAAGATCTTCGCCCTGCCCCGGAGGGACAGATCGAACTGAGCGTGGATGCCGTCGAGGAACTCGGCGCAACCCGCTTGATTCATGGCAATATCGGTGGCGAACTGGTTACGGTGACGCTGCCCTCGGACGGTGAGATCGCGGAGCGGCTGCGGCTGAGCGTTGCTCCTGACGCGATCCATCTGTTCCGCGCCGATAACGGCGCCCGCCTGTCCTGA
- a CDS encoding YbjN domain-containing protein, with amino-acid sequence MAQTDSYIHSNEIHPIDIVESIATHHEWDFDRLADDQIAMSVEGQWRGYSITLAWSGAEEMLRLICTFDMDPPAERMPALYEALNMANDQVWDGAFTFWASQRMMVWRYGLVLSGDIVASPEQIDHMIRNAVEQAERLYPAFQLVAWGDSEPEAAMDIAMGAAYGRA; translated from the coding sequence ATGGCGCAGACCGACAGCTATATCCACAGCAACGAGATTCATCCCATCGACATCGTCGAATCGATCGCAACCCATCACGAATGGGATTTCGACCGGCTCGCCGATGACCAGATCGCGATGTCCGTCGAGGGGCAATGGCGCGGTTACTCGATCACCCTCGCATGGTCCGGCGCCGAAGAGATGTTGCGGCTGATCTGCACCTTCGACATGGACCCGCCTGCCGAACGGATGCCAGCGCTCTATGAGGCGCTGAATATGGCGAATGATCAGGTCTGGGACGGCGCTTTCACCTTCTGGGCCTCGCAGCGCATGATGGTCTGGCGCTACGGGCTGGTGCTGTCGGGCGATATTGTGGCCAGCCCCGAACAGATCGACCACATGATCCGCAACGCCGTCGAACAGGCAGAGCGGCTTTACCCGGCCTTCCAGCTTGTCGCCTGGGGTGACAGCGAGCCCGAGGCGGCTATGGACATTGCGATGGGTGCCGCCTACGGACGGGCCTAG
- the proC gene encoding pyrroline-5-carboxylate reductase yields the protein MDFSEINERGLVLVGCGRMGGAMLTGWLRNGIAPGAVTIIDPNASADWAEKGVRVNDDPPANPAVLVLAVKPQMMGDVLSELTPGADSLVMSVAAGVTLSAYEKAFPDAPVVRVMPNTPSAIGRGISALIGNDAAGAAQLGLAERLMSVVGEVVRLENEGQMDAVTAVSGSGPAYVFHMIEALTDAGIAQGLPEALSLQLARATVAGAGALAMEDDTPPSMLREAVTSPGGTTAAGLDQLMDKEHGLPPLMLRTVAAAADRSRELGQ from the coding sequence GTGGATTTTTCCGAAATAAACGAACGAGGGCTGGTTCTGGTCGGCTGCGGCCGCATGGGCGGCGCCATGCTGACCGGCTGGCTGCGCAACGGCATCGCGCCCGGTGCGGTCACGATCATCGACCCAAATGCCAGCGCCGACTGGGCCGAAAAGGGCGTGCGGGTCAATGACGATCCGCCTGCAAATCCCGCGGTGCTCGTCCTCGCCGTCAAGCCGCAGATGATGGGCGACGTTCTGTCAGAGCTGACGCCGGGTGCGGACAGCCTTGTCATGTCGGTCGCGGCCGGGGTCACACTCTCTGCATATGAGAAAGCCTTCCCCGATGCGCCGGTGGTGCGCGTCATGCCCAATACGCCGTCAGCCATCGGCCGCGGCATCTCGGCGCTGATCGGCAATGACGCAGCAGGCGCCGCTCAGCTTGGGCTCGCCGAGCGGCTGATGTCCGTTGTGGGCGAGGTCGTACGGCTGGAGAATGAAGGCCAGATGGATGCGGTTACCGCCGTGTCCGGTTCGGGTCCGGCATATGTCTTCCACATGATCGAGGCCCTGACCGATGCCGGTATCGCCCAGGGTCTGCCCGAAGCGCTGTCCCTGCAGCTTGCGCGCGCGACCGTGGCCGGCGCCGGTGCGCTGGCGATGGAGGACGATACCCCGCCATCCATGCTGCGAGAGGCGGTGACATCGCCCGGCGGCACCACGGCGGCGGGGCTTGACCAGCTGATGGACAAGGAACACGGGCTGCCACCCCTCATGCTGCGCACCGTTGCAGCCGCGGCTGATCGCTCGCGGGAGTTGGGGCAGTGA
- a CDS encoding tRNA-binding protein, with the protein MTISFDDFQKVDIRAGTVTRAEPFPEARKPAIKLWVEFGQEIGERKSSAQITAHYEPEALIGRQVLAVVNFAPRQIGKFMSEVLVLGLPDADGEVVLIGPEQAVANGARLY; encoded by the coding sequence GTGACGATCTCGTTCGACGATTTCCAGAAGGTGGATATCCGCGCCGGCACTGTGACCCGCGCCGAACCATTCCCCGAGGCGCGCAAGCCCGCGATCAAGCTGTGGGTCGAATTCGGACAAGAGATCGGTGAGCGCAAGAGTTCCGCGCAGATCACGGCTCACTACGAGCCCGAGGCGCTCATTGGCCGACAGGTGCTCGCGGTTGTCAATTTTGCGCCCCGCCAGATCGGCAAGTTCATGTCCGAAGTGCTTGTGCTTGGCCTGCCCGATGCCGATGGTGAGGTGGTGTTAATCGGCCCCGAACAGGCCGTGGCGAATGGAGCGAGGCTGTATTGA
- a CDS encoding 2-hydroxyacid dehydrogenase has product MKLLVTRPMTKAAEAAISARFETKFRDNNTPMTEAEAAAALAEYDAIIPTLGDAFRGSAFDEAPRAKILANFGAGFNHIDIEAAKAAGLTVTNTPDVVTDATAELAVTLLLMTARRAGEGERLARSGNWTGWHPTQMLGSQVSGRTVGVIGMGRIGRTIARRLQRGFDMRVVFFNRSTVSSLDFPARQLASIEAVMRQSDFVVLAVPGGANTHHLIGAETLDALGPNGIIVNISRGDVIDEAALIAALQGKKIRAAGLDVYENEPEIPAALTALDNVVLLPHLGTAVEETRTEMALRALDNLIAFEAGQIPADKVG; this is encoded by the coding sequence ATGAAACTGCTTGTCACCCGCCCGATGACCAAAGCCGCCGAGGCGGCGATCTCGGCCCGTTTCGAGACGAAGTTCCGCGACAATAACACCCCGATGACCGAGGCGGAGGCCGCTGCCGCCCTTGCCGAATATGACGCGATCATTCCGACGCTTGGCGACGCCTTCCGCGGCAGCGCCTTTGACGAGGCCCCGCGCGCGAAAATCCTCGCCAATTTCGGCGCCGGCTTTAACCATATCGACATCGAGGCCGCAAAAGCGGCGGGACTCACCGTCACCAACACGCCGGATGTGGTCACCGACGCCACGGCCGAACTGGCCGTCACCCTTCTGTTGATGACTGCCCGCCGCGCCGGAGAAGGCGAGCGTCTGGCCCGCAGCGGAAACTGGACCGGGTGGCACCCGACGCAGATGCTGGGCAGCCAGGTCTCGGGCCGCACGGTGGGGGTTATCGGAATGGGCCGGATCGGGCGGACCATCGCGCGGCGCCTGCAACGCGGCTTCGACATGCGCGTGGTCTTCTTCAACCGCTCGACCGTATCATCGCTGGACTTCCCTGCCCGGCAACTGGCCAGCATCGAAGCCGTCATGCGGCAATCCGATTTCGTCGTGCTCGCCGTGCCGGGGGGCGCGAATACGCATCACCTGATCGGGGCCGAGACTCTGGATGCGCTCGGGCCGAATGGCATCATCGTCAATATATCCCGTGGCGACGTGATAGACGAGGCGGCGCTGATCGCGGCGCTGCAAGGCAAAAAGATCAGGGCTGCCGGGCTTGATGTGTACGAGAATGAGCCCGAGATCCCTGCCGCGCTGACAGCGCTCGATAATGTCGTGCTCCTGCCGCATCTGGGCACCGCCGTTGAAGAAACGCGGACCGAGATGGCGCTGCGGGCGCTCGACAATCTGATCGCCTTCGAGGCCGGGCAAATTCCCGCCGATAAGGTCGGCTAG
- a CDS encoding CsbD family protein translates to MNWDVVEGKWEQLKGSVKEKWGDLTDDELQEAGGKKDKLSGKLQEKYGWSKEEADNELDSFFRDKS, encoded by the coding sequence ATGAACTGGGATGTTGTCGAAGGGAAATGGGAACAGCTCAAAGGCTCCGTGAAGGAGAAATGGGGCGACCTGACGGATGACGAGCTTCAGGAAGCGGGCGGCAAGAAAGACAAGCTGTCCGGCAAGCTTCAGGAGAAATATGGCTGGTCCAAGGAAGAAGCCGATAACGAGCTCGACAGTTTCTTCCGCGACAAAAGCTGA
- a CDS encoding magnesium transporter CorA family protein, producing MLRAYIRQDNHLALLEPGQSPAQAIWIDLYRPLPAQIDAVSALGITVPTLEDMAEIEISSRLYLDGRIAYMTAMLPGSTPDGESISGPVTFILTSDRLVTVRHHAPRPFDSFADRADRSASGTGSADRVFLGLIEEIIARLADLLEAAGHVLDGTVRNVFKPNTRQRTGALQSALETIGQESELISRVRLGLLSLERVLSFYAATRAKLSEDSGQLKPILKGHQRDVQALQEHADFLSSRVSLSVDSTMGMISLQQNDISRVLSVVAALFLPPTLIASTYGMNFAHMPELGWSFGYEWALGLMAVTAGATYLLLKWKNWL from the coding sequence ATGCTTCGCGCATATATCAGGCAGGATAATCATCTCGCCCTGCTCGAGCCCGGCCAATCTCCGGCGCAGGCAATCTGGATCGATCTCTACCGCCCCCTGCCCGCGCAGATCGACGCGGTTTCGGCGCTGGGCATCACCGTGCCAACGCTGGAGGACATGGCCGAGATCGAGATCTCCTCGCGGCTCTATCTGGACGGTCGCATCGCGTATATGACCGCGATGCTGCCAGGCTCTACACCTGACGGGGAATCGATCTCGGGGCCGGTGACGTTCATCCTCACCAGTGACCGTCTGGTCACGGTCCGCCACCATGCCCCGCGCCCTTTCGACAGCTTCGCAGATCGCGCCGACCGCTCGGCCAGCGGGACCGGCAGTGCCGATCGTGTGTTCCTGGGACTGATCGAGGAAATCATCGCTCGGCTGGCGGATCTGCTGGAGGCGGCAGGCCATGTTCTGGACGGGACAGTGCGGAATGTGTTCAAACCGAATACGCGGCAACGGACCGGTGCGCTGCAATCCGCGCTCGAGACCATCGGCCAGGAATCAGAGCTGATCTCACGGGTGCGTCTCGGACTGCTCTCGCTGGAGCGGGTGCTAAGCTTCTATGCGGCGACCCGTGCCAAGCTGTCCGAGGATAGCGGACAGCTGAAGCCGATCCTCAAAGGACATCAGCGCGACGTGCAGGCGCTACAGGAACATGCCGATTTCCTATCCTCGCGCGTGAGCCTTTCGGTGGATTCGACTATGGGCATGATCAGCCTTCAGCAGAACGACATCTCGCGGGTGCTCTCGGTCGTTGCGGCGCTGTTCCTGCCGCCGACGCTGATCGCCTCGACCTACGGGATGAATTTCGCGCATATGCCCGAGCTCGGATGGAGTTTTGGCTATGAATGGGCGCTCGGCTTGATGGCGGTGACGGCGGGGGCGACCTATCTGCTTCTCAAATGGAAGAACTGGCTATAG
- a CDS encoding DUF1045 domain-containing protein has product MNEYRRYALYYTPPEGALADFGAGWLGWDIASGRAVAQPVAAVPELDAITATPRKYGFHATLKPPFRLAAGAAAEAVLRAARDLARSLSPAEADGLRLDRIGPFLALVAGGDNTALNRLAAATVTRLDHLRAPLTEAEFSRRAPGRLSPRQRELLDRWGYPYVLDEFRFHMTLTGALGEAQLSRVEAALTKILPPMPQPFTIDAISLVGEGADGRFRLIERLPL; this is encoded by the coding sequence ATGAACGAGTATCGCAGATATGCGCTGTATTACACCCCGCCCGAGGGCGCTCTGGCGGATTTCGGTGCGGGCTGGCTGGGATGGGATATTGCGTCGGGCCGGGCCGTGGCTCAGCCTGTCGCGGCAGTTCCGGAACTGGACGCCATCACCGCGACGCCGCGCAAATACGGGTTTCACGCCACGCTGAAGCCGCCCTTCCGGCTGGCAGCAGGTGCCGCCGCGGAGGCGGTTCTTCGGGCAGCGCGCGATCTGGCGCGGTCGCTGTCGCCGGCAGAAGCGGATGGGCTGAGGCTTGACCGGATCGGCCCGTTCCTTGCCCTCGTCGCGGGCGGCGATAATACGGCGCTGAACCGTCTTGCGGCGGCAACGGTTACCCGGCTTGACCATCTGCGCGCGCCGCTGACCGAGGCCGAGTTTTCACGCCGAGCACCGGGACGCCTGTCACCTCGGCAGCGTGAATTGCTGGATCGCTGGGGCTATCCCTACGTGCTGGACGAATTCAGGTTTCACATGACGCTGACCGGCGCGTTGGGCGAGGCGCAGCTGAGCCGAGTGGAAGCGGCATTGACCAAAATTCTGCCACCGATGCCGCAGCCCTTCACGATTGACGCGATCAGCCTCGTCGGAGAGGGTGCGGATGGTCGCTTCCGCCTGATCGAACGCCTGCCGCTATAG
- a CDS encoding alpha-D-ribose 1-methylphosphonate 5-triphosphate diphosphatase, producing MQETVLANATLILPDRVAKGHLVIREGHIAVIDNGTAPRGAIDCEGDFLAPGLIELHTDNLERHIQPRPGVDWPHAAAIFAHDAELAGCGITTVFDAMRVGSIPSRKDYAPYARHLATELLAQRAAGGLKISHHLHLRAEICCESLLDELDQFGPADRVGLVSLMDHTPGQRQFRDTAMLETYLRSKVQMEDREIARYFDELKALSAQNGAAHEAGAVRFANSVGAVLASHDDSTKTEVARSAEHGIRLAEFPTTREAAEACRAHGIRTIMGAPNLIRGGSHSGNIAARDLAAAGLLDIVSSDYVPSALLSAAALLAQIWEDWPRAIACVTATPALAAGLSDRGRLATGQRADLIRFRMIGDTPSLRESWVVGQRVA from the coding sequence ATGCAAGAAACCGTCCTGGCCAATGCAACGCTGATCCTGCCCGATCGCGTGGCGAAAGGCCATCTGGTGATCCGAGAAGGGCATATCGCCGTGATCGACAACGGCACCGCGCCGCGCGGAGCGATCGATTGCGAAGGCGATTTTCTTGCACCCGGCCTTATCGAGCTGCACACCGACAATCTCGAACGCCATATTCAGCCCCGCCCCGGCGTCGACTGGCCGCATGCTGCGGCGATCTTTGCCCATGACGCCGAGCTGGCCGGTTGCGGCATCACCACGGTGTTCGATGCGATGCGGGTCGGCTCGATCCCGTCGCGCAAGGATTACGCACCCTACGCCCGGCATCTCGCCACCGAGTTGCTGGCGCAGCGCGCGGCTGGTGGGCTAAAGATCAGCCACCATCTGCATCTGCGCGCCGAGATCTGCTGCGAATCGCTGTTAGACGAGCTGGACCAGTTTGGGCCGGCCGACAGGGTCGGTCTGGTCAGCCTCATGGATCACACGCCCGGACAACGCCAATTCCGGGACACGGCGATGCTCGAGACCTATCTGCGCAGCAAGGTGCAGATGGAGGACCGCGAGATCGCCCGCTATTTCGACGAGCTGAAGGCGCTATCGGCGCAAAACGGCGCGGCGCATGAGGCAGGGGCGGTGCGCTTTGCCAATTCCGTCGGCGCCGTGCTGGCAAGCCATGACGATTCCACCAAGACAGAGGTCGCCCGCTCGGCCGAACACGGTATCAGGCTGGCTGAGTTCCCGACCACGCGCGAGGCGGCCGAAGCCTGCCGCGCTCATGGCATCCGCACGATCATGGGGGCTCCGAACCTGATCCGGGGCGGCTCTCATTCAGGCAATATCGCTGCGCGGGATCTGGCGGCGGCAGGGCTGTTGGACATCGTCAGTTCGGATTACGTGCCCTCGGCCCTGTTGTCGGCGGCGGCGCTGCTGGCACAGATATGGGAGGACTGGCCGCGCGCCATCGCCTGCGTCACCGCCACCCCGGCCCTTGCTGCGGGGTTATCGGATCGCGGGCGGCTTGCGACCGGCCAACGCGCCGATCTGATCCGCTTCAGGATGATAGGCGACACGCCTTCACTGCGCGAAAGCTGGGTCGTCGGACAGCGCGTCGCCTGA
- a CDS encoding alpha/beta hydrolase, translated as MNYRGFTRDELQREYSPSAMIGGHLQPYLEAYAALSAQARATCEVRENLRYGTAPEHVLDLFPAPQQGAPLHVFIHGGYWQALSQRESCGMAPAILANGQGFATLNYTLAPAARLDQMVEECRDALIFLARNAADLGFDPARVTVSGHSAGAHLAAMVLSRHGSALVEAGLTVTDAILISGVYDLEPIAEMSVNEPLQLTADEIETLSPLRLPAPSGTRLRVTVAERDTPEFIRQSRSYAEHLRRARVDVLFDLQAGLHHYDIIMTPGSFIAGPT; from the coding sequence ATGAATTATCGTGGCTTTACACGCGACGAGTTGCAGCGGGAATATTCGCCCAGCGCCATGATCGGGGGTCATCTGCAACCCTATCTGGAGGCATACGCGGCACTGAGCGCGCAGGCGCGGGCCACGTGCGAGGTTCGGGAGAATCTGCGCTATGGCACGGCGCCGGAACATGTGCTCGACCTCTTTCCCGCGCCGCAGCAAGGCGCGCCGCTGCATGTGTTTATTCATGGCGGCTATTGGCAGGCGCTGAGCCAGCGGGAATCTTGTGGCATGGCACCGGCAATCCTTGCGAACGGGCAGGGCTTTGCGACGCTCAACTATACATTGGCTCCCGCGGCGCGGCTTGATCAGATGGTCGAGGAGTGCCGCGACGCGCTGATCTTCCTGGCGCGCAACGCCGCCGATCTGGGCTTCGATCCGGCGCGGGTCACAGTCTCGGGGCACAGCGCCGGGGCGCATCTGGCCGCGATGGTTCTCAGCCGTCATGGCTCGGCGCTTGTCGAGGCGGGCCTGACTGTCACCGATGCCATCCTCATCAGCGGGGTCTACGATCTTGAACCGATTGCCGAGATGTCGGTCAATGAACCGCTGCAATTGACGGCGGACGAGATAGAGACCCTGTCGCCGCTTCGGCTGCCCGCCCCGTCGGGGACACGCCTTCGCGTCACCGTGGCCGAGCGCGATACGCCGGAATTCATCCGCCAGAGCCGCAGCTATGCAGAGCATCTGCGCCGGGCGAGGGTGGACGTATTGTTCGATCTCCAGGCCGGACTCCATCATTACGACATCATCATGACCCCCGGCAGCTTCATCGCCGGCCCAACTTAG
- a CDS encoding tryptophan 2,3-dioxygenase, which yields MTSDDKPDRMLTRGVEDSLVTEFARERRSTYGDFLELKTLLNIQHTFQDPAEPDEMLFIIIHQVSELWLKLMHHQLVETRRFLQRDEIGPALKNIDRIKAIQRQLIAAWETLLTMTPADYLTFRDALGNSSGFQSYGYRQIEFILGNKDVSTLAVHRHDPEVMEALNAALTKPSLYDEVIKLLARQGFDVPDDLLERNFSEPYSGDPRIVAIWVEIYRDTDRYWDLYALGEKLMDVETLFQRWRFDHATAVERVIGMQPGTGGSSGVAFLKKALELKFFHDLYDLRTALVQRPEGGA from the coding sequence ATGACCTCTGACGACAAGCCGGACCGGATGCTGACACGCGGTGTCGAAGACAGTCTCGTGACCGAGTTCGCGCGCGAGAGGCGCAGCACCTATGGCGATTTCCTCGAACTCAAGACGCTGCTGAACATCCAGCACACGTTTCAGGACCCTGCCGAGCCGGATGAGATGCTGTTCATCATCATCCATCAGGTCAGCGAGCTGTGGCTGAAGCTGATGCATCACCAGCTGGTCGAGACGCGCCGCTTTCTTCAGCGTGACGAGATCGGTCCGGCGCTGAAGAATATCGACCGGATCAAGGCGATCCAGCGACAGCTCATCGCGGCATGGGAGACGCTGCTGACCATGACCCCGGCGGATTACCTGACGTTCCGCGACGCGCTTGGCAATTCCTCGGGCTTCCAGAGCTATGGCTATCGTCAGATCGAGTTCATTCTCGGAAACAAGGATGTCTCGACGCTTGCGGTCCACCGCCACGATCCCGAGGTGATGGAGGCGCTGAACGCGGCCCTCACCAAGCCGTCGCTTTACGATGAGGTGATCAAGCTGCTGGCGCGGCAAGGATTCGATGTGCCCGACGACCTGCTGGAGCGGAATTTCTCGGAACCCTATTCCGGCGATCCGCGCATCGTCGCGATCTGGGTCGAGATCTATCGCGATACGGACAGATATTGGGATCTCTATGCGCTTGGCGAAAAGCTGATGGATGTGGAAACGCTCTTTCAACGCTGGCGCTTCGATCATGCGACCGCGGTCGAGAGGGTGATCGGGATGCAGCCGGGCACGGGCGGTTCCAGCGGCGTGGCCTTCCTGAAAAAGGCGCTCGAACTGAAATTCTTCCACGATCTTTACGACCTGCGCACCGCCCTGGTGCAGAGGCCGGAGGGCGGGGCATGA
- a CDS encoding GntR family transcriptional regulator has translation MPHSASEQIHHELRAMILGGRLRTGQSLRAAALQEQFGFGLTPLREALNRLRSEQLVVAAHHQGFQVAPTSSEDLADLERTRGLIEGEMLIESMRAGDDAWEGAIVAAHYQLGKQIAPHHRASDDEIDRWDSRHAQFHEALLAGCRSRWLAHIAALLGAQLQRYHRNILRDVAELAASSPDLAREVDQTLSEVTGMDAHTRLMEKVLARDEAAASAELAAHVQLSLKAYLGFGRHLRAARAA, from the coding sequence ATGCCTCATTCCGCTTCGGAACAAATCCATCATGAACTCCGCGCCATGATCCTTGGCGGGCGTCTGCGCACGGGGCAGAGCCTGCGCGCCGCGGCTCTGCAAGAGCAGTTCGGTTTCGGGCTCACCCCGCTGCGCGAGGCGCTGAACCGGCTGCGCAGCGAACAGCTTGTCGTGGCGGCGCATCACCAGGGGTTTCAGGTCGCACCCACTTCTAGCGAGGATCTTGCCGATCTCGAGCGCACGCGCGGGCTGATCGAAGGTGAGATGCTTATCGAGTCGATGCGCGCAGGGGACGATGCCTGGGAAGGCGCCATCGTGGCGGCGCATTACCAGTTGGGAAAGCAGATCGCGCCGCATCATCGCGCCTCCGATGACGAGATAGACCGATGGGACAGTCGCCATGCGCAGTTTCATGAGGCGTTGCTGGCCGGTTGCCGTTCCCGTTGGCTGGCGCATATTGCGGCGTTGCTCGGCGCGCAGTTGCAGCGTTATCATCGCAACATATTGCGCGATGTGGCCGAGTTGGCGGCATCCAGCCCCGATCTTGCGCGCGAGGTCGATCAGACCCTCTCCGAGGTGACCGGCATGGATGCCCACACGAGATTGATGGAGAAGGTTCTGGCCCGCGACGAGGCGGCCGCCTCGGCAGAGTTGGCGGCGCATGTGCAGCTGAGTCTGAAAGCCTATCTCGGCTTCGGCCGCCATCTTCGCGCCGCCCGCGCCGCATAA
- the kynU gene encoding kynureninase, whose translation MMTREDCARLDAQDDLAELREKFRLPEGVIYLDGNSLGALPEGAVNTLSKTVEQEWGDGLIRSWGEADWFTLPERLGDRLGRLIGAAPGQVVVCDGTSINIYKALRAAMAMRPDRKVIVSEQSSFPTDLYMMEGAMGADYSARLLGRDGDDLGDLIDDQVAAVLLSNVDYRTGRLTDMARVTRLAHESGALVIWDLCHSAGVMPIELDAIEADFAVGCSYKYINGGPGAPAYIYVAERHHDSARQPLSGWWGHAEPFAFESSYRPVGGIRRFLCGTQSILGLKGVEAAMDLFDGVDITAIRRKSQLLCDVFIRLVEQHQDCGNLRLVSPRDADERGSQVSFDFENGYPVVRAMIEQGVIGDFREPGIMRFGLAPYYLRFTDLFDAIEVMADCLRREVWTDPKYTAREAVT comes from the coding sequence ATGATGACCCGCGAGGACTGCGCCAGGCTTGATGCGCAAGATGATCTTGCTGAGTTGCGAGAAAAATTCCGCCTGCCGGAGGGTGTCATCTATCTCGACGGTAACTCTCTCGGCGCTCTGCCCGAAGGCGCGGTGAATACGTTGTCGAAGACGGTCGAGCAGGAATGGGGCGATGGTCTGATCCGAAGTTGGGGAGAGGCGGATTGGTTCACCCTGCCCGAGCGGCTCGGCGACCGGCTGGGTCGGCTGATTGGTGCAGCACCGGGTCAAGTCGTGGTCTGCGACGGCACCTCGATCAATATCTACAAGGCGCTGAGGGCAGCGATGGCGATGCGGCCGGATCGCAAGGTGATCGTATCAGAGCAAAGCAGCTTCCCGACCGACCTCTATATGATGGAGGGCGCGATGGGCGCGGATTACAGCGCCCGGCTTCTCGGCCGGGATGGAGACGATCTCGGCGATTTGATCGACGATCAGGTTGCGGCGGTGCTGCTGTCGAATGTCGATTACCGGACGGGCCGGCTGACCGATATGGCGCGGGTCACGCGGCTTGCCCATGAAAGCGGCGCGTTGGTCATCTGGGACCTGTGTCATTCGGCCGGTGTGATGCCCATCGAACTCGACGCGATCGAGGCTGATTTCGCGGTGGGCTGCAGTTACAAATACATCAACGGCGGACCCGGCGCGCCGGCCTATATCTATGTCGCAGAACGGCATCACGACAGCGCGCGCCAGCCGCTTTCGGGCTGGTGGGGCCATGCCGAGCCATTTGCATTTGAAAGCAGCTATCGACCGGTTGGCGGGATCCGGCGCTTTCTGTGCGGCACCCAGTCGATTTTGGGGCTGAAAGGTGTCGAAGCTGCGATGGATCTGTTCGACGGCGTGGATATTACCGCGATACGCCGCAAAAGCCAGCTGCTATGCGACGTCTTCATCCGGCTGGTCGAGCAGCATCAAGACTGCGGCAATCTGCGGCTCGTCTCGCCGCGCGACGCGGATGAGCGCGGCAGTCAGGTGTCCTTCGATTTCGAAAATGGATACCCGGTTGTTCGCGCCATGATCGAACAGGGCGTCATCGGCGATTTCCGCGAGCCGGGGATCATGCGCTTCGGTCTCGCCCCCTATTATCTCCGCTTCACCGATCTCTTCGACGCGATTGAGGTGATGGCGGATTGTTTGCGCCGCGAAGTGTGGACCGATCCGAAATACACCGCGCGCGAGGCGGTCACCTGA